AGGGCGCGGGCGGGATGCGCTTCCACGACCCGGCGTACCTGCGGGCGCTGCGGGAGCTCTGCGACACCCACGACGTGCTGCTCGTCTTCGACGAGATCGCGACCGGCTTCGGGCGGACCGGGGAGCTCTTCGCCGCCGACCACGCGGGCGTGACGCCGGACGTGATGTGCCTGGGCAAGGCGCTGACCGGCGGCTACCTGACCCTCGCCGCGACGCTCTGCACGACGCGGGTGGCACAGGGCATCTCCCGGGGTGCCGTACCGGTGCTGGCTCACGGGCCGACCTTCATGGGCAACCCGCTCGCCTGTGCGGTCGCCAGCGCCTCCATCGAGCTGCTGCTCGCCGCACCGTGGCGGGCCACGGTGGCGGGGATCAGCGCCGGTCTGCGGGCCGGTCTGGAGCCGGCCAGGCGGCTGCCCGGCGTCCTTGACGTGCGCGTTCTCGGCGCGATCGGGGTGATCCAGCTCGATCACGAGGTGGAGATGGCGGCCGCGACCGCCGCAGCGGTGGACGCCGGTGTGTGGCTGCGCCCCTTCCGGGATCTGATCTATGCGATGCCGCCCTATGTCGTCACGCAGAGTGAGTTGGAGCGGATCACCGACGCGATGGTGGCGGCGGCGAAAGCGTGTCCGCCTAAACACCTGGTCAATCAAGTGAGTCGGAGAGAGGGATCTTGATGGAGGCCTTTGGTACGCGGCTGCACCGGGCGATGGCCGAACGGGGACCACTGTGTGTAGGGATCGATCCGCATCCGCAGTTGCTCGCCGCATGGGGGCTGCCAGACGACGTGAGCGGTCTCGAACGGTTCAGCCGAACGGTGGTTGATGCAATAGCCGATCGGGTGGCTGCGGTTAAACCTCAGTCCGCTTTCTTCGAGAGATTTGGCTCACATGGGGTGGCCATTCTTGAGTCAACTATCCGACAGCTGAAGGAGGCCGGAGCGCTTGTCATTCTCGATGTGAAGCGGGGAGACATCGGCTCGACGATGGCGGCGTATGCCTCGGCCTACCTTGAGCCATCGAGCCCGCTCTATGTTGACGCGATCACTGTCAGTCCCTTCCTCGGTGTCGGCTCGCTCGCTCCGGTCTTCGA
This portion of the Allocatelliglobosispora scoriae genome encodes:
- a CDS encoding adenosylmethionine--8-amino-7-oxononanoate transaminase, with the translated sequence MDPELVLKLDREHVWHPYGPMPGMRDPLVVASAAGATLTLADGRELVDGMSSWWAAIHGYRHPVLDAAAVDQLGRMSHVMFGGLTHEPAVRLARTLVEITPPGLEHVFLADSGSVSVEVAIKMCLQYWRSVGRPAKQRLLTWRGGYHGDTFHPMSVCDPEGGMHHLWGGVLPRQVFAPIPPVEFAQSYVDDLAATLAECADEVAAIIVEPVVQGAGGMRFHDPAYLRALRELCDTHDVLLVFDEIATGFGRTGELFAADHAGVTPDVMCLGKALTGGYLTLAATLCTTRVAQGISRGAVPVLAHGPTFMGNPLACAVASASIELLLAAPWRATVAGISAGLRAGLEPARRLPGVLDVRVLGAIGVIQLDHEVEMAAATAAAVDAGVWLRPFRDLIYAMPPYVVTQSELERITDAMVAAAKACPPKHLVNQVSRREGS